The Raphanus sativus cultivar WK10039 unplaced genomic scaffold, ASM80110v3 Scaffold0845, whole genome shotgun sequence genomic interval CTTGGCTACAACTAATTTAGATATCGCGAAATCTATGCTGACTTCTTGTCAGATTGTCAAGACATTAGATGTTCCTGTTTCTCGACCGGTTGTTCCTGAGAAACGGAGACTCTCTACTTATGTCAACAATCAAGATCTTTGGCTAAAATGGGATTCTCCAATTTGTAGCAATTGTGAGAGAGATCACTTGAGATGTGGATTCATAAGCAACGCTTCTCTTCAAGTCAATTGCTTCCCTTTTGGAAAATCCGGTAAGAATTACTCTTcttataattgtaaaaaatGCTGAATAAGTTGTGTTTGTGTAAGACTTCAAATCCAAGGAATCACTCAATTTTTAGGTCAATAATCCACTCATTATCAActagaaaaaaacatatagtATGCAATATATTTGACATTTGAGCAGTTGACTATTAATTAATGAATTGTTTAATCACCTTTTCAAAAGATCAAATCCACTCTTGTTACATCACACGCAAGAATGTCGTTTTCCGTATATAAAAcactattataatttatatatctacaatAAGGACGGCTGGTAGAGTTGATTATTGACCTATGAAAACGTGATTTTGGCAGGCCATAACAACACGGAATTACAAGTGCTCAAAATTATAAGCCTAGCCATTTTCGGACCAGTCATAATCTTTGCTACTTGTATTGCTATCGGAGTTTGCACCTCTGAGAGATTCACTTCCTGGAGACGACGAGACGTGGCTATCGCTGCAGCTCAAACAAGCGGGGCAACAGTCACGGCGGGTCTTGACGAATCTACAATAGAATCGTATAAGAAAGTGGAGCTAGGAGAGAGTAGAAGATTACCGGGAGTTAATGATATTGTGTGTCCTATTTGTTTATCGGAGTATGCGAGCAAAGACACTGTGAGGTGCATACCGGAATGTGAGCATTGCTTCCATACTGAATGTATAGATGCATGGCTGAAGATTCATGGTACCTGTCCTCTTTGTCGGAATTCGCCTTCTCCAGCACGTGAAGCCGTCTgaaattgaataaaaatttgGTGTATATCTTGTTCAAGGAACAAAACTGAAGCTGAGCTGATGGAATACTTTAAGATTAAGGTTGTAATGGACATAGTAGCTAGCTGTTATGGTTATTTACACTTCCATTATATTTACTATACTTTATCTACATGCTTTTTAAGCTTTGTTTATTTATCAATAAGAAGAAAAAGTCACAAGAAATGATATTAATAGATTTGATCCAATCGGCtgttttttcttaatcaaattTCATTCTACtttttagcaacaaaaaaaaaacaaattcatttTACTTGATTTTTTGGAAAATAACACAAACAATCATCATAGAACTCTATTTGTTTAATCAAAAAGAATTCATTCTACTTGAAGGAacgtttaccaaaaaaaaaaaatctcttgaGAGAACATATATACTTCCTTTGACTTTTCTGACTTTTTCCTCTCATGAGACTGGTTAAACTCGTTTATAGATTTGTGGTTAATATAAACTAGTAATGACTTCTCCCTTGGTACCGCGCGAACAACATTATGATATCCTCAAAATATCTATTCCCTTTAGGTgtcttccttatcttcctctTCCCTCTCCAACACGCCTCAAACCCTAAAAAAtgttcatcttctttctttagACCATATAGATGTGGACCCTTAGAAGCCCCCATACGTTTCCCTTTTTGTGACCATCCAGAATTCAATCTCCATTGCACCGATCTCAACAAGACAGTCCTAGAACTTCCTATGTCCGGAACATTTCTCGTCCGTGATATCGACTATTACAAGCAGCAGATTTATATCAGTGACCCCGAAAACTGTTTGGCTAAACGGCTTTTAACCTTCAACATGTCAGGATCTCCTTTCTCTCCTAGCTTCAGTATCTTGTACACGTTCTTTTCTTGTCCTAATGATGTAGTTTTGCCCTCTCCATATCGGTCCATTCGTTGCCTAAACAATTCTACCGCATCCTTCTACGCCACTTCTAGTTATGTTTCTGTAGAGCTTATGTTTCCTTCTTGTCAGATCGTGAAGAGATTACATGTCCCATATAGTTTCGGAGACATGGAATTTTCAAGCATCATGCTTGAATGGCTCTCACCAAATTGCAGAAGTTGTGAAATGGAATACTTGAGATGTGGGTTCAAGAAAAAGTCCTCCCTCGAAGTCAAATGCCTTGGTGCTAAAAAGCCCGGTAAACTCAATTGTTTCCccttattttcttcttttcttgtgaTCCAAGGGAACCCTATAAATGGAAAGTATGTAGAAGAGGCTACTTGTTTTGGTGAAAGGTTCAACGCCATGTACATCTTTAGGCTTAGATAGGTTTACATATTAAGAAAGTAGGAAAATCATAGTAGCACTTAAAAATTAACAATGGGAATTGGCTATTGATCAttatttaattgtattttaaatatatgtattattcaatCCAAGATTTTCACCTCAACTACCGAAGTGTTCTCATTTTATCATTCAACACGCTAAAGTCAAAATGTCGTATTCCGACTAAAACCTTATTGACAATGGCAGTGGAATTTGTTTTTACAGatattcaatttatatatatgtttatactGATATTCTGATGATCAAAAATTAACTGACATGGATATCATATAAAAACGTATATGTAAATATACTCTTATTTAATTCAGTTCCTATCCAAAACTGTACCTCGTATTCCCAAAAAAACACTTAAACGGAAAGCCTAATCAACCACTTTAAACTAACTCGTAGAA includes:
- the LOC108852699 gene encoding putative RING-H2 finger protein ATL21A; the protein is MTFSNQPFFFIFFLLPLLRASQPKDCSSSSCGLQDVHVRFPFWLEPNQPDFCGHPGFDLHCTISQNTALNLPKSGTFLVREIDYKSQHIRLYDPEACLARKLLTFDLSGSPFSALYLVKFTFLTCPYEIATSSGFDTIPCLGNSTTSFLATTNLDIAKSMLTSCQIVKTLDVPVSRPVVPEKRRLSTYVNNQDLWLKWDSPICSNCERDHLRCGFISNASLQVNCFPFGKSGHNNTELQVLKIISLAIFGPVIIFATCIAIGVCTSERFTSWRRRDVAIAAAQTSGATVTAGLDESTIESYKKVELGESRRLPGVNDIVCPICLSEYASKDTVRCIPECEHCFHTECIDAWLKIHGTCPLCRNSPSPAREAV
- the LOC108853405 gene encoding putative RING-H2 finger protein ATL21B is translated as MISSKYLFPLGVFLIFLFPLQHASNPKKCSSSFFRPYRCGPLEAPIRFPFCDHPEFNLHCTDLNKTVLELPMSGTFLVRDIDYYKQQIYISDPENCLAKRLLTFNMSGSPFSPSFSILYTFFSCPNDVVLPSPYRSIRCLNNSTASFYATSSYVSVELMFPSCQIVKRLHVPYSFGDMEFSSIMLEWLSPNCRSCEMEYLRCGFKKKSSLEVKCLGAKKPGQLSSGVLAVIISFSIIGAVSLFGTCIAIRVYNSPRQRHSAIAAATVRQQPIELVAAARGLDQSTIETYKKVELGESRRLPGTNGIICPICLSEYASKETIRLMPECDHCFHVECIDVWLKLHGSCPLCRNSRK